The genomic stretch CTGGGCGAGGACGTGCCCGTCCTCTTCGCCATGGTGCCCTACTACGAGAAGTACGGCCTGGATGGCGCCAACGTCACCGGCATCTCCCTCACCAGCGACATGGGGCCGGAGCTGGAGGCGCTGAAGGCCGTGTCGCCGAAGGTGAAGCGCGTGGGCATCCTGCATGACCCGCGGTTCTCCGCGGGGACGGTGACGCAGGCCCGCGCGGCGGCGGCCTCGAGGGGCATGTCCATCCTCCCGCTGGAATTGGAGGCGGGGGGCCGGGCGGAGAAGGCGTTGGACGGCGCGGTGGGCAAGGTGGACGCGCTGCTGATGGTGGCGGACAAGACAGTGGGCAACGCGGCGGTCGTCCAGGCGCTCATCGCCTTCGCAACGGCGCACCGGGTGCCGCTGGCCGCGTTGACGCCCAGCCAGGTGAAGGAAGGGGCCACGCTGGCGCTCTCGCCCAGTCCCACGGCCATTGGCCAGCAGGCCGGGCGGCTGGCCAACCGCATCATCCACGAGAAGGTGAATCCAGGAGCGCTGGCGGTGGTTCAGCCTGAGGGGCTGGACTTGTCTCTCAATCTCACCGCCGCCAGGAAGTTGGGTCCGTCCTCCGACGCCGTGCTGGAACTCCTCCGGCTCGCGGCGCGGCGGGACTTTGCCGTGAAGGTCTACGAGTGATTCCGCGATACAGCCGTCAGGAGATGTCCTCCCTCTGGTCCGACGAGGCCCGTTACAGCCGTTGGCGCGACGTGGAGCTCGCCGCCCTGGAGGGCATGGTGGAAGCCGGGCTGGCGCCCCGCGAGGCGCTGCAGGACTGCCTGGCTCGCGCCGGAGACTTCACGTCCCAGGACGCGGCGAAAATCGAGGAGATTGAGCGCACCACCAAGCACGACGTCATCGCCTTCCTCACCTTCATGGAGGAGCGGGTGGGGCCCAGCGCGCGCTGGCTGCACCTGGGCATGACGTCGTCGGACGTGCTGGACACGTCGCTGGCGCTCACCCTGCGCGACGCGCTGGACCTCATCCTGAAGGACGTGGACCGCGTCATGGCCGCGGTGGAGAAGCGCGCCTTCGAGCACAAGCACACGCTGCAGATGGGCCGCAGCCACGGCATCCACGCGGAGCCCATCACCTTCGGCCACAAGCTGGCCATCTGGTACGACGAGCTGCGCCGGGCCCGCACGCGCCTGGAGCACGCGCGTGAGAGCATCGCCGTGGGGAAGATTTCCGGCGCGGTGGGCACCTTCGCGCATCTGCCGCCTGCGGTGGAGGAGCACGTCTGTCGCAAGCTGGGCCTCAAGCCCGCGCCTGCCTCCAGCCAGGTGGTGCAGCGGGACAGGCACGCGGAGTTCTTCACCGCGCTGGCGCTGCTGGGCTCGAGCATCGAGAAGTTCGCCGTGGAGATTCGCCACCTCCAGCGCACCGAGGTGCGTGAGGCGGAGGAGCCCTTCACCGCGGGGCAGAAGGGCTCCAGCGCCATGCCACACAAGCGCAACCCGATTCTGTCGGAGAACCTCACCGGCCTGGCGCGCCTGCTGCGCGGCTACGCGGTGAGCGCCATGGAGGACGTGGCGCTGTGGCACGAGCGGGACATCTCCCACTCCTCCGTGGAGCGCGTCATCGGCCCGGACGCCACCATCCTCGCGGACTTCATGCTCATCCGCTTCGCGCGGCTGATGGAGGACCTGCGCGTCTACCCGGAGCAGATGAAGAAGAACCTGGACCTGCTGGGCGGCGTCGTGAACTCGCAGCGCCTCCTGTTGGAGCTGGCGCGCAAGGGCATGGACCGGCAGGCCGCGTACGTCATCGTCCAGCGCAACGCGATGAAGCTGTACGAGGAAGGACTCGACTTCCGGCAGGCCCTGCTCGCGGACGAGGACCTGCGGAAGATGATGACGCCCGAGGAGATTTCCGACTGCTTCTCCCCGGGCTACCACACGCGCCACATGGACGACGTCTTCCAGCGCGTGTTCGGCCGGAGCGCGTAGGCGCCCCGTGCCGGTGATGGAGGAGGGCTACTTCAGGTAGCCCTTCTCGCGCAGGTTGCGCTCGATGCGGGCCTTCACGTCGCCCGGCTCCAGCGTCAGCGTGGTGCCGGTGATGTGCTCGTAGGCCGCCACGTACTTCGCGGCCAGGTCCACGCGCACGTCGTCAGGGATGGGCGGCGGCGTGCCCTGGCCGGAGAAGTTCCGCTCGCGGATGAGCCACTGGCGGATGTTCTCCTTGTCCAGCATGCGCTGGTCCTCGCCCTTCGCGAAGCGCGCCTCGTACTCGTCGGCCACCCAGTAGCGGCTCGAGTCCGGGGTGTGCATCTCGTCGATGACGTAGAGCGTGTCGCCCACCTTGCCGAACTCGTACTTGGTATCCACGAGGATGAGGCCGCGTGAGCGCGCCCACTTCTGGCCCTCCGCGAAGAGGCCCAGCGCGGCCTCGGAGATGCGCGCCCAGTCACGAGGCGTGGCCAGCCCGCGCGCCAGAATCTC from Myxococcus xanthus encodes the following:
- a CDS encoding ABC transporter substrate-binding protein — its product is MKGRVAALLVALLPTVAVAQQPARPRVVAVKSAHLAPYASVIAGFAAEARAEVQEVMLDESAGAAARLFKKLAAQKPALVLALGPLAANAARRSLGEDVPVLFAMVPYYEKYGLDGANVTGISLTSDMGPELEALKAVSPKVKRVGILHDPRFSAGTVTQARAAAASRGMSILPLELEAGGRAEKALDGAVGKVDALLMVADKTVGNAAVVQALIAFATAHRVPLAALTPSQVKEGATLALSPSPTAIGQQAGRLANRIIHEKVNPGALAVVQPEGLDLSLNLTAARKLGPSSDAVLELLRLAARRDFAVKVYE
- the purB gene encoding adenylosuccinate lyase, with protein sequence MIPRYSRQEMSSLWSDEARYSRWRDVELAALEGMVEAGLAPREALQDCLARAGDFTSQDAAKIEEIERTTKHDVIAFLTFMEERVGPSARWLHLGMTSSDVLDTSLALTLRDALDLILKDVDRVMAAVEKRAFEHKHTLQMGRSHGIHAEPITFGHKLAIWYDELRRARTRLEHARESIAVGKISGAVGTFAHLPPAVEEHVCRKLGLKPAPASSQVVQRDRHAEFFTALALLGSSIEKFAVEIRHLQRTEVREAEEPFTAGQKGSSAMPHKRNPILSENLTGLARLLRGYAVSAMEDVALWHERDISHSSVERVIGPDATILADFMLIRFARLMEDLRVYPEQMKKNLDLLGGVVNSQRLLLELARKGMDRQAAYVIVQRNAMKLYEEGLDFRQALLADEDLRKMMTPEEISDCFSPGYHTRHMDDVFQRVFGRSA